In the Syngnathus scovelli strain Florida chromosome 8, RoL_Ssco_1.2, whole genome shotgun sequence genome, one interval contains:
- the LOC125974121 gene encoding olfactory receptor 11A1-like encodes MNGTHVLIILGGFVDVEKYRYIYFVFFLTVYILIISCNCTIIWLIWIHRNLHEPMYIFIAALSLNSLFYSTAFYPKLIVDVLSHQQSISHAACMFQMFCFYTLAASDFFLLAAMAYDRYVSICKPLQYATIMSASNVAILLAVAWLLPGIKVGLAVYFNTKIKMCKFVSGGIFCNNSANKLQCMKPQILTIYTVFVFINCEILPVLFILYTYIKIFIISYRRCGRAWKKAAETCLPHLMVLICFSCLVMFDVVVDKLESDLPKTTRLIMMLQIVMYNPLFNPIIYGLKMKQIWRHIKMLFGSRSKSNPARPAR; translated from the coding sequence ATGAACGGAACACACGTCCTAATAATTCTTGGTGGCTTTGTAGATGTGGAGAAGTACAGATATATCTACTTTGTGTTCTTCTTGACTGTATATATTCTCATCATCTCCTGTAATTGCACCATTATTTGGCTCATCTGGATTCATAGGAACCTTCATGAACCTATGTATATTTTCATCGCAGCTTTGTCTCTAAACTCGCTTTTCTACAGCACTGCTTTTTACCCCAAACTCATCGTGGACGTCTTGTCTCACCAGCAGAGCATTTCTCACGCAGCTTGTATGTTTCAAATGTTCTGTTTCTACACTTTAGCTGCTTCAGATTTCTTTCTGTTGGCAGCCATGGCTTATGACAGGTATGTGTCCATTTGCAAGCCTCTGCAATATGCAACCATCATGTCCGCAAGCAATGTTGCTATCTTGTTGGCCGTCGCCTGGCTTCTGCCTGGCATTAAAGTTGGCTTGGCAGTTTATTTTAATACAAAGATAAAAATGTGCAAGTTTGTTTCAGGGGGGATATTCTGTAACAATTCTGCAAATAAGCTTCAGTGCATGAAACCACAAATACTCACCATTTATACTGTGTTCGTCTTTATCAACTGTGAGATTCTCCCTGTGCTGTTCATTCTCTACACGTACATCAAAATATTTATCATTTCCTATCGCCGTTGCGGCAGGGCTTGGAAAAAGGCGGCTGAGACCTGTTTACCTCATTTAATGGTTTTGATTTGCTTCTCTTGCTTAGTTATGTTCGACGTAGTTGTGGACAAATTGGAATCTGACCTTCCAAAAACCACTCGACTGATTATGATGTTGCAAATAGTGATGTACAATCCTCTCTTCAATCCTATTATATATGGACTGAAGATGAAGCAAATATGGAGACATATTAAGATGTTATTTGGAAGCAGGTCAAAATCAAATCCAGCAAGGCCAGCCAGGTAA
- the gdf3 gene encoding protein DVR-1, whose amino-acid sequence MPGLLLLLVLVGVDAVPQQRLLLGALGLSERPFAGSRSGRRDVPPALWRIFRRSERVQADEVEACTVSEYGVRGNIIRYVQDQGGVIPGSGMACPGCVDQHLFFNLAALESLEVLYLAQLHIRFMSAARVARLLQSGPTISAVLYKVVRPTLKGADPRANRRLLLSQSVRPGPEGVSVTMDVTSLAESWRRPARNYGLLLELRPLDTDPDQSWAAPSVEASLVAVSLHPQQCRSRQKRSATHSQPPVSPSNVCKARRLYVDFKDVGWQDWIIAPQGYMANYCHGECPFPLSDSLNSTNHAILQTLVHSLDPGSTPQPCCVPVRFSPISMLYYDNNDNVVLRHYQDMVVDECGCR is encoded by the exons atgcctggGCTCCTGCTCCTCCTGGTCCTGGTCGGCGTGGACGCTGTCCCTCAGCAGCGGCTCCTCCTTGGTGCCCTGGGTCTCTCCGAGCGACCGTTCGCCGGGTCCCGATCCGGGCGCCGCGACGTCCCTCCGGCCCTCTGGAGGATCTTCCGGAGATCGGAGCGCGTCCAGGCCGACGAGGTTGAGGCGTGCACGGTGTCCGAGTACGGCGTGCGTGGCAACATCATCAGATACGTGCAAGACCAAG GTGGTGTCATTCCAGGTTCTGGCATGGCGTGCCCAGGCTGCGTGGACCAGCATCTGTTTTTCAATCTTGCGGCCCTGGAGTCATTGGAAGTCTTGTATCTGGCCCAGTTGCATATCCGCTTCATGTCGGCAGCCAGGGTGGCAAGGCTGCTTCAAAGCGGTCCCACCATCAGTGCTGTTTTGTACAAGGTGGTCCGGCCTACGCTGAAGGGTGCCGACCCTCGGGCCAACCGCCGCCTTCTTCTGTCCCAGTCGGTCCGGCCGGGCCCGGAAGGAGTGTCGGTCACTATGGATGTCACGTCACTGGCTGAGTCCTGGCGCCGCCCGGCCCGCAATTACGGTCTGCTTCTGGAACTTCGGCCTTTGGATACGGACCCGGATCAGTCCTGGGCGGCGCCATCCGTGGAGGCCTCTTTGGTGGCAGTGTCGCTCCACCCACAGCAGTGTCGTTCCCGACAGAAGAGGAGTGCCACCCACTCCCAGCCTCCTGTGTCGCCCAGCAACGTTTGCAAAGCCCGCCGCCTCTATGTGGACTTTAAAGATGTGGGCTGGCAAGATTGGATCATCGCACCGCAAGGCTACATGGCAAACTACTGCCACGGTGAGTGCCCCTTCCCTCTCAGCGACAGCTTGAACAGCACCAACCACGCCATCCTGCAGACCCTGGTTCACTCTCTGGATCCGGGAAGCACCCCTCAACCCTGCTGCGTGCCCGTCCGATTCTCGCCCATCTCGATGCTCTACTATGACAACAACGACAACGTGGTGCTGCGCCACTACCAGGACATGGTGGTTGACGAATGCGGATGTCGATGA
- the rnaseh2b gene encoding ribonuclease H2 subunit B — MPPKKKRMPNVQNNSWVVIAADSVIDIQVKENDPTFVRLRNPATDAGSLYMLSGGGGNVQLYEVKAFEEDFRSWFVGQSVQRDGRLLFVTPMDPLYLILPYLIKSAKEGKFQPADQMVMDEEFPACSRLLSCTRSLASMHHVVDEKEVGGLKFHRYNQEKTLAWLKKKVEKTVLVLKKKNISVGEGVQSSSYIRVKMDSESSNEDYLGYAHGLISEYISKDLSKELRQHLQLPEITSPKETEPPSKKRKLSDKPVEAGEDYTKFNSGEFARKPPKKMTAAQKNLAKVDKSGMKTMSAFFSPKVKEEKK, encoded by the exons ATGCCCCCCAAAAAGAAGCGAATGCCCAACGTACAGAACAATAGCTGGGTTGTTATTGCTGCAG ACTCCGTCATAGACATCCAGGTGAAGGAGAATGACCCAACCTTTGTGAGATTACGTAATCCAGCCACAG ATGCAGGTTCCCTCTACATGCTGAGCGGCGGCGGTGGGAATGTGCAACTTTACGAGGTCAAAGCATTTGAAGAAGACTTTCGTTCCTGGTTTGTCGGCCAGTCAGTCCAGAGAG ATGGAAGGCTTCTGTTTGTCACACCGATGGATCCTCTTTATCTCATTTTGCCCTATTTGATCAAATCTGCAAAAGAA GGCAAGTTCCAGCCGGCGGATCAAATGGTGATGGATGAAGAGTTCCCAGCATGTAGCAGACTGCTGAGCTGCACGCGTTCCTTGGCCTCCATGCATCACGTAGTGGATGAAAAAG AAGTGGGAGGCCTCAAGTTTCACCGATATAATCAAGAAAAAACACTGGCTTGGTTAAAGAAGAAG GTAGAGAAAACAGTCCTTGTGCTCAAGAAGAAGAACATCTCTGTGGGGGAGGGAGTTCAATCCTCCTCTTATATTCGAGTCAAGATGGATTCCGAGTCCAGCAACG AGGACTACCTTGGCTACGCCCATGGCCTGATATCAGAATACATCAGCAAAGACCTGAGCAAGGAACTTCGCCAGCACTTGCA GTTACCGGAGATCACAAGTCCAAAAGAGACTGAACCACCTTCAAAG AAGCGGAAACTGTCCGACAAGCCGGTGGAGGCGGGAGAAGACTATACCAAATTCAACAGCGGAGAGTTTGCTCGCAAA CCACCCAAGAAGATGACGGCCGCTCAAAAGAATCTGGCAAAGGTGGATAAGAGTGGCATGAAAACAATGTCGGCCTTCTTTAGCCCCAAAGTGAAAGAGGAAAAGAAATGA